The following coding sequences are from one Azospirillum sp. TSH100 window:
- a CDS encoding DUF4376 domain-containing protein — MDILNMVETFDAATHRMAETFTDTLEPERNRIVRRWHVEAIPLSEVKAVRKAAATAKRYEVETGGILMAGTIVRTDRESQGLINGAYGLARDMLAGGVPAAPIDFKGAGGWAEIPPSVMVDIGRAVGLHVQACFRAERQLHEAIDAAEDAAAVLAVDIAEGWPG; from the coding sequence ATGGACATTCTCAACATGGTCGAAACCTTCGACGCCGCCACCCACCGCATGGCGGAAACCTTTACCGACACACTGGAGCCGGAGCGGAACCGCATCGTCCGCCGCTGGCATGTGGAAGCGATTCCCCTGAGCGAAGTGAAGGCGGTTCGCAAGGCCGCTGCCACTGCCAAGCGGTATGAGGTGGAGACCGGCGGCATCCTGATGGCCGGTACGATCGTCCGCACGGATCGGGAAAGCCAAGGGCTCATCAACGGTGCCTATGGCCTCGCCCGCGACATGCTGGCGGGCGGTGTTCCCGCCGCGCCCATCGACTTCAAGGGTGCCGGCGGGTGGGCAGAAATCCCGCCGTCCGTCATGGTGGACATCGGCCGGGCGGTGGGTTTGCATGTGCAGGCGTGCTTTCGCGCCGAACGGCAGCTTCACGAAGCGATCGACGCGGCGGAGGATGCGGCGGCTGTGCTGGCCGTGGACATCGCTGAAGGCTGGCCGGGATGA
- a CDS encoding lysozyme: protein MRTIPQAAVDLVKEAEGLRLTAYPDPATGGAPWTIGYGHTGPDVRPGLRITEAQAEQLLQADLDAAAAVVDRAVTVDLSDNQRGALMAFVMNVGAGRKAKGKDAGKDGFVTLKTGQPSTLLRKLNVGDAAGAAAEFAKWTRGAGKMMPGLVKRRAAEAALFLSGEVHPVSRVAEPAPTMKPMAKSVSAVSGGGALGLAGVAALLDQARDVSAALKELLEVLPSGALGWAVATLLGAAVAVMLYRRWEDQRESA from the coding sequence ATGCGCACCATCCCGCAAGCTGCTGTTGACTTGGTGAAAGAGGCCGAAGGCCTGCGCCTGACCGCCTACCCGGATCCCGCCACCGGCGGTGCTCCCTGGACGATCGGCTACGGCCACACCGGTCCGGATGTCCGGCCGGGCCTGCGCATCACCGAGGCGCAGGCCGAGCAGCTGTTGCAGGCCGATCTGGACGCCGCCGCGGCGGTGGTCGACCGCGCCGTCACCGTGGACCTGAGCGACAACCAGCGCGGGGCGCTGATGGCTTTCGTCATGAACGTCGGCGCCGGCCGGAAGGCGAAGGGGAAGGACGCTGGCAAAGACGGGTTCGTCACCCTGAAGACCGGGCAGCCGTCCACCCTGCTGCGCAAGCTGAACGTTGGTGACGCCGCTGGTGCCGCGGCCGAGTTCGCCAAATGGACACGCGGCGCCGGCAAGATGATGCCCGGCCTGGTCAAGCGCCGGGCGGCCGAGGCGGCGCTGTTCCTGTCGGGCGAGGTTCATCCGGTGAGCCGGGTTGCCGAGCCGGCGCCGACCATGAAGCCGATGGCCAAGTCGGTCAGCGCCGTCAGCGGCGGCGGTGCGCTCGGCCTCGCTGGTGTCGCCGCTCTTCTGGACCAGGCGCGCGATGTGTCGGCGGCGCTCAAGGAGCTGCTGGAGGTGCTGCCGTCGGGGGCGCTGGGCTGGGCGGTGGCCACTCTGCTGGGAGCGGCAGTGGCGGTGATGCTGTATCGCCGCTGGGAAGACCAGCGTGAGTCGGCCTGA
- a CDS encoding HAD family hydrolase, with the protein MPFPFQALVFDLDGTLIDSAPDMTRVLNRTLTEFGRTALTEAQVRTMIGDGSAMLVRQAFAATGAPLGDEAVQPVLRHYLDTYYDDAEPPVLYADVAETLTALAERGVRLGLCTNKPERITRKLLGIMGLEGLFGAVAGGDTLPVKKPDGRHLTWVLEQLDAKVDSTGGPARAAMIGDNGNDVKAARSAGVPVVAMSYGYPRMPVEELGADLILHRFADLPEGLTRLAFT; encoded by the coding sequence ATGCCGTTTCCCTTCCAGGCGCTCGTCTTCGACCTCGACGGAACGCTGATCGACAGTGCGCCCGACATGACCCGCGTGCTGAACCGCACCCTGACCGAGTTCGGCCGCACCGCCCTGACGGAGGCGCAGGTGCGGACGATGATCGGCGACGGGTCGGCGATGCTGGTGCGCCAGGCCTTCGCCGCGACGGGCGCCCCGTTGGGGGACGAGGCGGTGCAGCCGGTGCTGCGCCATTATCTCGATACCTATTACGACGATGCCGAACCGCCGGTGCTCTATGCCGACGTGGCGGAAACCCTGACGGCGCTGGCGGAGCGTGGGGTGCGGCTGGGGCTGTGCACCAACAAGCCGGAGCGGATCACCCGCAAGCTGCTGGGGATCATGGGGCTGGAGGGGCTGTTCGGCGCGGTGGCCGGCGGCGACACCCTGCCGGTCAAGAAGCCGGACGGCCGTCATCTGACCTGGGTTCTGGAACAGCTGGACGCCAAAGTCGACTCCACCGGCGGGCCGGCACGGGCGGCGATGATCGGCGACAACGGCAACGATGTTAAGGCGGCGCGGTCGGCGGGCGTGCCGGTGGTCGCCATGAGCTACGGCTATCCCCGCATGCCGGTGGAGGAACTGGGCGCCGACCTGATCCTCCACCGCTTCGCCGATCTGCCGGAAGGGCTGACCCGGCTGGCATTCACGTGA
- a CDS encoding DUF3108 domain-containing protein: MPQPSPRSLDRRLARRLPRPIRQAVAAAGLSLPFLALSTLVAAAEPVKVTYRVFVGGVTALDVDATLDVAGDHYRVAVSAVTGGTIGRLFNWRSDSQSDGNVHGDDLRPTSHRQTSLLRGEPRNVTLTYGPQGDVSTSVTPPPETDDREPVPPALQRDTLDPLTAVLDLLFAVGASQSCDRSLPVFDGRRRYDMVFSEVGRRIVDPSRYSIFSGVAQQCRVTYKPVAGYARSSSGGRFWQRNNPADRPPVNLWLAPVAAGYPPLPVRLETDSDFGSVVVHLTGVTPPAADRRAGVSPQPVR, encoded by the coding sequence GTGCCCCAGCCCAGCCCCCGCAGCCTTGACCGCCGCCTTGCCCGCCGCCTCCCCCGCCCCATCCGGCAAGCCGTGGCCGCGGCCGGCCTGTCCCTGCCCTTCCTTGCGCTGTCCACGCTGGTGGCAGCGGCGGAACCGGTGAAGGTGACCTACCGGGTCTTCGTCGGGGGCGTCACCGCGCTGGATGTCGACGCCACGCTGGACGTGGCCGGCGACCATTACCGCGTCGCGGTGTCGGCGGTGACCGGCGGCACCATCGGCCGGCTGTTCAACTGGCGCTCGGACTCGCAGAGCGACGGCAATGTCCATGGCGATGATCTGCGGCCGACCAGCCACCGCCAGACCAGCCTGCTTCGCGGGGAGCCGCGCAACGTCACCCTGACCTATGGGCCGCAGGGCGACGTCTCCACCAGCGTCACACCGCCGCCGGAGACGGACGACCGCGAACCGGTGCCCCCAGCCTTGCAGCGCGACACGCTGGATCCGCTGACCGCCGTGCTCGATCTGCTGTTCGCGGTGGGAGCGAGCCAGAGTTGTGACCGGTCGCTGCCGGTGTTCGATGGCCGCCGCCGCTATGACATGGTGTTCAGCGAGGTCGGGCGGCGGATCGTCGATCCGTCACGCTACTCGATCTTCTCTGGCGTCGCCCAGCAATGCCGCGTGACCTACAAACCGGTCGCCGGCTATGCTCGCTCATCTTCGGGCGGACGCTTCTGGCAGCGGAACAACCCGGCGGACCGGCCGCCGGTCAATCTATGGCTGGCACCGGTCGCCGCCGGCTATCCGCCCCTGCCGGTGCGGCTGGAGACGGACAGCGACTTCGGCAGCGTCGTGGTCCATCTGACCGGTGTCACGCCGCCAGCGGCAGACCGCCGGGCCGGGGTGTCGCCGCAGCCGGTGCGCTGA
- a CDS encoding sugar tyrosine-protein kinase has product MDDTRIALLSLALLVAVLAVIIGSVVLVPSFTALLATLLAWANLAYLVGITIKR; this is encoded by the coding sequence ATGGACGATACCCGTATCGCTTTGCTCTCCCTCGCCCTGCTGGTCGCTGTCCTCGCCGTCATCATCGGTTCGGTGGTTCTCGTTCCGTCCTTCACCGCCCTGCTGGCGACCCTGCTGGCCTGGGCCAACCTGGCCTATCTGGTCGGTATCACCATCAAGCGCTGA
- the panC gene encoding pantoate--beta-alanine ligase, with protein MTPTTAPTSPPIGNQIASALPVLRTVEDLRVQVAAWRREGLTVALVPTMGALHDGHLGLVRHGRELADRVVASVFVNPTQFAPHEDFDRYPRDESGDAAKLASAGCHALYAPSVRAMYPEGFATAISVGGPAEGLCGAFRPQMFGGVALVVTKLFLQALPDVAVFGEKDYQQLMVIRRFTRDLDIPVRVEGLPTVREADGLAMSSRNAYLSADERARAPELNRALTAAADALARGAEVDGALTGIRGRIAEAGFGTIDYVELRDAETLEPVTAVTRPARLLAAAWMGKARLIDNVPVIPGV; from the coding sequence ATGACGCCGACCACCGCCCCGACTTCACCCCCGATCGGCAACCAGATCGCCAGCGCGCTGCCGGTTCTGAGGACGGTGGAAGATCTGCGTGTCCAAGTCGCAGCCTGGCGCCGTGAGGGGCTGACCGTCGCGCTGGTGCCGACCATGGGTGCGCTGCATGACGGCCATCTCGGCCTCGTGCGGCACGGGCGTGAACTGGCCGACCGGGTGGTCGCCAGCGTCTTCGTCAATCCGACCCAGTTCGCCCCGCACGAGGATTTCGACCGCTACCCGCGCGATGAGAGCGGCGATGCCGCCAAGCTGGCCTCGGCCGGTTGCCACGCGCTTTATGCGCCGTCCGTTCGCGCCATGTATCCGGAAGGGTTCGCCACCGCCATTTCCGTCGGCGGCCCGGCGGAGGGGCTGTGCGGTGCCTTCCGGCCGCAGATGTTCGGCGGGGTGGCCCTGGTGGTGACGAAGCTGTTCCTCCAAGCGCTGCCCGACGTGGCGGTGTTCGGTGAGAAGGATTACCAGCAGCTGATGGTGATCCGCCGCTTCACCCGCGATCTCGACATTCCCGTCCGCGTCGAAGGCCTGCCGACGGTGCGCGAGGCCGACGGGCTCGCCATGTCGTCGCGCAACGCCTATCTCAGCGCCGACGAGCGCGCCCGTGCCCCCGAACTGAACCGGGCGCTGACCGCGGCGGCCGACGCGCTGGCGCGCGGGGCGGAGGTCGACGGCGCCCTGACCGGGATTCGCGGCCGCATTGCCGAGGCCGGTTTCGGCACCATCGACTATGTCGAATTGCGCGACGCCGAAACGCTGGAGCCGGTGACCGCCGTCACCCGTCCCGCCCGTCTGCTGGCCGCCGCCTGGATGGGCAAGGCCCGGCTGATCGACAATGTGCCCGTGATTCCAGGTGTCTGA